CATTTTATCAAAGAAAAGTCTTCCAGCATGTCCAGTCAGAGATTTATCACCTCATTTAAGTTTTCAGTTgtaacttaaaagaaaaaatcagttaACGTTCCTCATTTACATCaattccttttctctgctttatgcctgattgatttttttcagcaatgaGTACAGCCAGAGATTCTGTAGTTTTGTTTAACTAACTGTTACTGTCTTGCTaaggtttttctttctatgtttTGTCATTTGGGCTGCGTTAGGACAAGTGATGCACGTGGGCAGTCTAATTTGGTAGTCTTCAAATGTAAGGCAAACCTCATGCATAAAATAAACTCAGTTCATCATAGGATTCAGGACTTCTTCACTTCTTTTGGCTCTTGGTTCTGATGGTGAGCCACGTGTGCCATTAAACAGAGAGATCAACTTTGCCTGGCTTGCAGCCACTGTTTTATCGTCATGCCTTTGGGTAGCCAGAACTTTCAGTCTGATCTATTAAGATAATAAGCACTTGCTTAATTGTTCTGCAGAACAAGAAATCTTTAGTTGTGTTCCTTTATTTCCAGTAATATACAGGACAGTGTGTATATTTACCAAATGATGGAGATAATTCTCAAAAAATAGGGAAAGACTATAAAAGTGCTTTCAATAACATTATTCATTCAGGCTTCCTTTCAACAAAACACAGTCTGAGTATCAGAGAAGCAAATGCAAAGATAATAAATCCAGTTCTTCCTCTCGCTGTGTCCATCCACTTGTACTGATTCAGAAATGTAGGTAATTGGCAGACAGAACTGTTAGATTATGTAATGTGGATTTTATAACATGGCCACAGAATACATTCAGTTACTCCTCTTTGGAGCACAAAGAAATAGAACTTAATCTTTTGCTTTGATTTAGGCTCCATAAGAAATCTGGGGGTTTGAGTGAGGAAGTCCTGACAAATATTCATCTATGCTAATTCTCCTTTGATAGTTGCTGGACTATTGCCACAAATTCTCCTTATATTACTATCTCAGAATTAAGTCCCACTTCAATATGTGATACTGTGTCCTCATGACAGCATGACTTTCCTATAGTACTTCTACTAGTTATTCTGAGCAAATACGGTGTTTCGTGCTTATTAATATTAACGTCCTTCACTGAAACATGTGCAAGCTCAACATGTGCTGCAATGTTTTGAAGAAGTGCTTTCCTCATTATGTGGACTTAAGCATTAAGCTGCAGCTGTATTACATCAGTGGGTACTGTTTAAAAGAAGACAattcattctttctctcttaaaatGTCTGTAGCTATAGATCAAGATATGAATCAAGATAAGCATAATTAGTAacttgataaaaaaaaacacactgcaaaCTAATTCCGAGTAACCAATCTTATCAGTGAGAACAATTTACCAGCTTTTAATTATCTTCATTATGAGACGTTAACTGTTGTCTGCCCCACATAATTGAGTTATTCTTTTCTGATTTAGCAGACTTTCTTTAGGGCTATTTCTGCCTTCAGACTGGCGCTGTTCTCAGCATGAAAGCTTTAGGCCATGTCAGAGCAGCACTGGTGTGCTCAGTGGTCTGGACTCACCCCAGAGGTTCACAGACAAGGAAAGCAACACACCAACGTGTGCACAGAGGATTTCTCAGTTAATTTGCAATAGCTGCAGTCAGCGTGCATTCTGCCATCACGTGTGCTTCTACAACTGTCAACTCACTGCTCTTTCTCAAAGAGGACAGAAATAGGCCCTGTGGGAAACGTCATGTtttcaaacactgcttttattaTTGAGTTGAACTAAAAGCACGTTTCCCATTCCCGTAAACATAACTGTCCGAGGCACTTTCTGTAACACTGTAAGCCCGGTACACCGAGGACTTCAAAACTTAGTTTAATGTCGAAGCGTTTTCCtccatgctttttcttttttaccaaaACCAGCCCATTTGCACAAACGCTACCGCTCCTTTCCCAAACGGTGCTTTATTAGAAACAGGTTTCtcctacaaaacagcagctccttccccccacGCCCGCTTTCCCTCAGCGTACACGCGGCGCTCCCACGCCGTGCGGAGCGACCGGCACCGACGGGCGTGCGTCAGCCCGCGGGGCCCCGCAGGTGCCGGGTGCGGGGCAGGGCCGTGATGCGGCACCCGGCGGTGCGGCGGCTCCCCGCTGCTGGGCAGCCGCCCCTCGTCCCGCCCTGACCTCGGCATCACGCGCGGCACCGCCTCCCCCCGGCGGCCCTCCAGCCGGGCCCTGCCCTCCCCGGGGGGCGCCCCCCGCCCGTTGCCGagcccgccccgcagcccccttCACCTCCCGGCGACCCGCGCGGGGCTCGGCGCCCTTCGCAGCCCGGCCCGCCATTTCGCGGCTCGTCCGCCCTCACTCACTCTGGAGTGTTGATCCAGATGATGTCGAGGTGGCAGTAGTAGACGCACTCCTTGTCTTTGTAGGTGTAGCAAGTGCAGCGCCGTGCTCGGCGCCGCAGCACCCCGCCGTCCGCCTTGGCCCTGCCGCCGCCCGGCaccgccgccgctccgctctCCTCCCGTTGCTTCTGCCCCAGCGCCGCCGAGCGCGGATCTCCGCCCGCCGGCAgagagcggggccggggcggcgaGGAGCCTGCACCGCGGGAAGGCAAGAGAGCGGCGTTCAGCAACCCCTCGGCAACCCCcgagccctgcagccccttccGCTACGGGACCCCGAGCGCAGCGCTCCCCGAAAACTTCCAGGGCTGTTCCGAGCACCGTTACGTTGCTACTCGGTGCGGTGCAGCCCCGCAGGCTGGGGAGCGCGGCTGGAGCCGCTGGGTTCTTAACTCACGCACGGCCGAGTGATGCCTTTGGTGCCCAGTTAGATACCGCGCGGCGGACTGGGCTGCTGCCTTTTGggagaagggcaaaaaaaaccccaaacccaacaaAGCAGCCTTTCTTTGTACGTGTGCGCGGAAAcggcaaagaaagaaagaaattcacgTTACCTGCAGTCGACGTAATCGTAAGTCCAAAGAGGAACAATAAGCCCAGCTCCATTAAACCCAAATTGCACGCTAGTTTACTCCAGCCAACGGTGAAGCGCAGAGGCGGCGGAGCCGTTCCGGGCGGGCTGGCTGCGGCGTGCAGGCAGCGATATCCTCGGGCTGGCGGCACACGCCGCTCCGCAGCCGCTTCCCACGCGGAGGTGCGATCGGAGGTTCTCCCACGTAGTTCTTTTACTTCCAGTGCAGACTTAGTCCTGAAGGGGAGAGCGTTGTCAAAAGAAGGGAAGCTCCATCGCTCGGCTTTTCTCACACACacctcccaccccacccccaaaTCCGATCAGAAACCGGAgctgctgtttcccagctgcAGCCGCCTCCCGCCAGCGGACAGCTGCGGCCCCGGGGcgggagctgctggcactgcccgcccccggccccggcccGTCCGTGCAGGTGAGGCGCAGGCGGCAGCAACGCGCGGCGCAACCTCCTTCCCCGGCAGCGGGAGGCGCATCCCTCCTGGCACTGCTAATGGGGCTCCTCGTCCGTCGCTTTTAAAAGGGCTGTAGTTTGGGGAAGACGGCTTGTGTGATAGAAACAAGAGCTGGAGACTCAAATCTGAGCTACCGACTTAGGAAATGACAGAAGGGTTTAGTACTGCGTGAGTACCTGGCACAGGTACCTAGAACAAGACTGCTGTATGTGGCACTGTTTGGTGTCAGAATATAAACCACCCAACGCTAGGCAAAGTTTAAGAGCTAAGGGAGTCTGTCATGTCATTACAGTAATGTATAATAACCTGTTACAGAGGGCATGTGTGGTAGATAGCTCACAGAGGAAGATTAGCACATTATTGTcaacattttaaatcaaaacatcCAAGTGTGTTTCAATGCTACCAGAAGGAGCTGCAATCAACATTTCTTTCATGCATCGTGCCATTCAGTGCATTCCTTGGAATCTCCTTCACGAGTAGGAAAGTCACTGCAGGATCACTCAGCTTACATTATTTGAAGGCCTGATGCTGTTTTCTGCCATCTCGCATTCTTACTCCAGCCCTGCCCCCAAGCCCAGCTTCTGCTGTGGGCTGTTGAG
This genomic window from Excalfactoria chinensis isolate bCotChi1 chromosome 15, bCotChi1.hap2, whole genome shotgun sequence contains:
- the EDN3 gene encoding endothelin-3 yields the protein MELGLLFLFGLTITSTAGSSPPRPRSLPAGGDPRSAALGQKQREESGAAAVPGGGRAKADGGVLRRRARRCTCYTYKDKECVYYCHLDIIWINTPERTVPYGLSNYRGSFRGKRSTGQNQSTSQPSFRCSCLDIHDKHCMQFCRRMQDRRRNHGSVKTTEKERRREEEHVFDQ